Proteins encoded by one window of Glycine soja cultivar W05 chromosome 15, ASM419377v2, whole genome shotgun sequence:
- the LOC114386159 gene encoding cysteine-rich repeat secretory protein 38-like, with product MSSDAATSKGYNYTSIGNNSPAYGLYDCHSDVVGYFCQLCVSTAAREVRLRCPNRISAVVWYDSCILRYSNESFFGKAQTYPTWHHIFGTKNISNMEEIQKGEDFVRSLIRKATVETNQLYYMEGFNVSSSQRRYGWQTVFGGHVSRISQML from the coding sequence ATGTCCTCTGATGCAGCTACAAGCAAAGGTTATAACTACACCAGCATAGGCAACAACAGTCCTGCGTATGGCCTCTATGATTGCCACAGTGACGTGGTTGGATACTTTTGTCAATTATGTGTTTCTACTGCTGCCAGAGAAGTTCGTCTGCGCTGCCCCAATAGGATTTCTGCTGTAGTTTGGTATGATTCCTGCATTCTAAGGTACTCAAATGAGAGCTTCTTTGGGAAAGCTCAGACATACCCAACATGGCATCACATATTTGGAACAAAAAACATATCCAACATGGAAGAGATTCAGAAAGGTGAGGATTTTGTGAGAAGTTTGATCAGAAAAGCAACTGTGGAGACCAACCAGCTGTACTATATGGAAGGCTTCAATGTGAGCTCCTCTCAGAGAAGGTATGGCTGGCAGACAGTGTTTGGAGGCCATGTTAGCAGAATATCCCAAATGTTGTGA